Proteins encoded within one genomic window of Brassica rapa cultivar Chiifu-401-42 chromosome A09, CAAS_Brap_v3.01, whole genome shotgun sequence:
- the LOC103839630 gene encoding serine/threonine-protein kinase-like protein CCR1, which produces MEKSEKVAYVSVLSLLSLSLLLLIIFLFLLCRKKPVRSDEPLLPESKPVGLAYPLTEIDSATDGFNQRRIIGSGRLGTVYAAVIPTHKNLVAVKRIHPGLVLSKPGFGFSTILKTLSSSLHPNVVSILGFSEAPGERIVVTEFIGEARSLSDHLHHGDPDLEFDWRKRFKVAAGAARGLEYLHEVIVHGRFTSSNILLDDKFTAKVSDYGFAFLIPREKSEIHWYVEEGYCKESDVYGFGVVLLEILSGRRSENGLIVKWATPLIKEQRFAELLDSRVVVRSEIKCLVIRLAKVALACVGNSRRSRPTVSQVAAILNSLEREGGVV; this is translated from the coding sequence ATGGAGAAATCTGAAAAAGTAGCTTACGTttctgttttgtctcttctctcgctctctcttcttctcctcatcatcttcctcttcttatTATGCAGAAAGAAACCGGTCCGGTCCGACGAACCTCTCCTTCCAGAATCCAAACCGGTCGGTCTAGCTTATCCCTTAACGGAAATAGATTCAGCAACCGACGGCTTCAACCAGCGACGAATCATCGGCAGCGGTCGGTTAGGTACGGTTTACGCCGCGGTTATTCCAACGCACAAAAACCTAGTCGCGGTCAAAAGAATACATCCCGGTTTGGTTTTGAGTAAACCGGGTTTCGGTTTCTCCACAATCCTCAAAACGCTTTCTTCCTCTCTTCACCCCAACGTCGTCTCGATCCTAGGCTTCTCGGAAGCTCCGGGGGAGAGGATCGTCGTGACTGAGTTCATCGGAGAAGCGAGAAGCTTGAGCGATCACTTGCACCACGGAGATCCCGATCTCGAATTCGATTGGCGGAAACGTTTTAAAGTCGCGGCGGGAGCGGCGAGGGGTTTGGAGTATCTGCACGAAGTAATCGTCCACGGACGATTCACGTCGTCGAACATACTCTTAGATGATAAGTTCACGGCGAAGGTTTCGGATTACGGATTCGCGTTTTTGATTCCGCGTGAGAAGTCGGAGATCCATTGGTACGTTGAAGAAGGATACTGCAAAGAAAGCGATGTGTATGGATTCGGCGTCGTTTTGCTGGAGATTCTGAGCGGGAGGAGAAGCGAAAACGGATTGATCGTGAAATGGGCGACGCCGTTGATCAAGGAGCAGAGATTCGCTGAGCTTTTGGATTCGAGAGTGGTTGTTCGGAGTGAGATCAAGTGTTTGGTGATAAGGTTAGCGAAGGTTGCTTTGGCCTGCGTCGGGAACTCGCGGAGGAGCCGCCCAACGGTTTCTCAGGTGGCAGCGATTTTGAATAGTTTGGAGAGGGAAGGAGGGGTTGTTTGA
- the LOC108869651 gene encoding uncharacterized protein LOC108869651: MYSKKDQRFYVPTPGSDYFYSLDPNSKENDHPEFVDMFPDYLPEEHLDHDADEINSCATTVHFVEVASGEQFFVKWFFKDQLEIDDKGLEQVTRRTRQFMVYRAEDHPRIEEHRKELSYTEDIGDFCIFLGQGEPFCVRASMHPGLRANYIYFSGYNLLTLVLMTSPTDVAISFTLSYTIKGVYH; encoded by the exons ATGTATTCTAAGAAAGATCAAAGGTTCTACGTTCCAACTCCTGGATCAGATTACTTTTACTCCTTGGATCCTAACTCCAAGGAGAATGACCATCCCGAGTTCGTTGACATGTTTCCTGACTATCTTCCTGAAGAGCATTTGGATCACGATGCGGACGAGATAAACTCGTGTGCCACAACAGTCCACTTTGTGGAGGTAGCTTCAGGCGAACAATTCTTCGTCAAATG GTTCTTTAAGGACCAGCTTGAGATAGACGACAAAGGGTTGGAACAAGTTACCAGAAGAACAAGGCAGTTCATGGTGTATAGAGCAGAGGATCATCCTCGTATAGAAGAACATCGTAAAGAATTGTCATACACAGAAGACATTGGAGACTTCTGTATCTTTCTTGGACAAGGTGAACCTTTTTGTGTCCGAGCTAGCATGCATCCTGGTCTCAGAGCTAATTACATCTATTTTTCGGGATATAACTTATTAACTTTGGTGCTTATGACATCACCAACAGATGTTGCAATATCTTTTACACTAAGTTATACAATAAAGGGTGTGTACCATTAA